The DNA sequence GAGGTGGCGTTCTTCCTCGGATCTCCCGTCGAGCATGGCGCTGCCGGCGTCGTGAGCGTCGCGGTGGGCGGAGGTGAGCGGTAGACCGAAATACCACACCGATCGGAGCTTCTTCGATGCCGTCGGCACCGTGGGACCGGGATAATCCCAGCGGTAGCGAGGATCGGCCCCCACGATTTCCTGAATGGGCTTGAGGCTCATCTTCATGGCCACCACCTCCGACTATTCACAGGTCCTGTGGCCCTGTTTGAATATTTCGTTGAAAAGCGTCACATCTTCCCGGCGAACGGTCCCGTGTCCGCCATGAATATGTGAATTCGTCACGCGGATCCGGTGGGTCGGGTCCGCGCGGACGGAGATCTTTTCTGCCGGCCTGCGACGGCACCACGCGGAAGCGGGGGTTGACCGCGGCTCGGCCGCTCGCCGTCCGACCTCGTGTCCTGGCCGTGGAACCCGTCGCAGGGCATCGCTACTCCCTTGGCCGCGGGTCGCGGTTCGCGCGACGCGGAACTGTCTGACCAAACGCATTCAAGCAATCATTCTGATCGTGACCGCGTAGAGGGGCATCTCGCAGCTTGCTGGGGTGCACGCATCCCGGCCCGTGGTCGTCGTTCTCGCCCGGGCCGGGTCCGCAATGAAAAAGACGCCATTGACGCCGGTAGCGCCGAAGATGGCTCTGACACCCAGTCGGCCCTGCCGGGCTCACGCAGCGGGCAGCGGCTTCGCTCGTCCGACATCGCGGCTGACGGCATGGGGAAGGCACACGTTTCTGGTTCGCAGAGGAGGACGATCGCGATGCCTGAACAGCCTGTCGGCCGCGCGGTGGTACTTGGCGGTAGCTTGGCCGGCCTACTCGCCGCCAATGTGCTCGCCGAGGTGTATCCCGAGGTGCTCGTGGTAGACCGCGACGAGCTGGCCGGAGTGGCGGGTTACCGGAAGGGCGTTCCGCACGGTCGGCACGCCCATGGTCTGGTCGCCCGCGGGCAACAGATCCTGGAGAAGCAGTTTCCCGGGCTGACCGCCGACATGGAAGCCGCCGGCGTCCAGCCGGGTGACTTCAGCGGCGCGATCCGCTGGTACTTCAACGGAATGCAGCTCCGCCAGGCGAACACCGGCCTGCTCTCGGTGCCGTGCACCCGGCCGGTCATCGAGCACCAGGTGCGCAACAGGGTGGAGAAGGTCAGCAACATACGCTTCCTGGAGGGGTACGACATCGTCGGGCTGGAGTCGACGCCCGACAAGGGTCGTATCGTCGGCGCGCGTGTGCAGCGTCGCGACGGCGGTTCGGATCCGGAGACCCTCCGTGCCGACCTGGTGATCGACGCCACCGGGCGGGGGTCGAGGACGCCGGCCTGGCTGGAGGAGCTCGGCTACTCCCGGCCAGACGAGGACCGGGTGAAGGTCGACCTCGCCTACACCACGCGCCACTACCGGGTCCGTTCCGACCCGTTCGGCAGCGACATCGCCGTCATCGCGGCGGCGACACCCACTCATCCGCGCGGGGCCTTCTACTACCGGCTCCCCGGCGACGACGGACGGGTCGAGCTGTCGCTCACCGGCGTTCTCGGCGACCACCCGCCGACCGACCCGGACAAGTTCCTCGAGTTCGTCCGGTCGGTTCCGGTGCCGGAGATCTACGAGTCCGTCCGCGAGGCCGAGCCGCTCAACGACCCGGTGATGTTCCGCTTCCCGGCGAGCGTTCGCCGCCGTTTCGAGCGGCTGACCCGGTTTCCGAAAGGGTTCCTGGTCATCGGCGACGCGGTGTGCAGTTTCAATCCCATCTACGCACAGGGCATGGCCATCGCCGCCGTCGAGTCCCGCGTCCTGGCCGACAAGCTCGGCCGGACGACCGTGCCGGATCCGCACGAGTTCTTCCAGGAGATCTCCCGCCAGATCGATTCGCCGTGGGAGTTCGCGGCGACCGCGGACCTCGGATACGCGGGCGTGGAGGGCCGACGGACCGCCAAGATCCGCATGATCAACGCCTACGTGGCGAAGGTCCAGCGTGCCGCGGTGCACGACGCGAGCCTCACCAATGCCCTCATGAGGGTGGCGGGCCTCATCGACGAGCCGACCGCACTGCTTCGCCCGGGCAAGATGCTCCGGGTGCTGCGGCAGTCCGGTCGCCGGCCGGACCGGGCGCCGGCGGCGGCGCCGCTCAGCGCCGGCCGCGACTAGCGCCGGGATGCGCCGCCCGCGCATCTTCCAAGATCGTCTGCTCTCCCTTACGCGCAAGCCACCTGCTCAGCTCCATCCCCGCGTCGCCCGTTGCGAGGCGACACCGCGTCAGCGGACGTCCGTTCTAGGAGGAACACGATGGTGACTGTCCACGCACCGGCCAAGGCCGAGCTCGTTCATCGCGCGTCCGAGCTCGTGCCGCTCCTGCGGGAGAAGGCGCCCTGGATGGACGACAACCGGCGGATCCATCCCGATGTCATCGACGCGCTCACCAGCGCCGACCTGCTCAAGATGCGGGTCCCGACCCGCTACGGCGGCTTCGAGTCCGACATGGAGACCGTCGTGGACGTGATCGCCGAGCTCGGGCGGGGCGACGGCTCGACCGCCTGGACGGCCTCGGTGTGGGCGATCAGCACCTGGATGATGGGGCTGTTCCCGGACGAGGTGCAGGACGAGGTGTTCGCGACGCCCGACGTCCGGATCAGCGGCATCCTCAGCCCCGGCGCCGTGGCCGTGCCGACCGACGGCGGCTACATCATCAACGGCAAGTGGTCGTTCAACACCGGCGTGCAGCAGAGCACGTGGAACACGAACGCGGCGGTCACGCCGACCGAGGACGGCGGTATGGCGCCGGTCATGACGCTCATCCGCAACTCCGACCTCCAGGTCGTCGACGACTGGCACACCTCGGGCATGCGCGGCTCCGGCAGCGTCACCACGATCGCGAAGGACCTCTTCATCCCGAAGGAGCGGGTGCTCCAGATGGGGCCGGTGCTCCAGGGTCAGCACATGTCCAAGCTGAACGCGGACTCGCCGATCTTCAAGGCGCCGTTCATGCCCACCGCCTGCGCGACGATCAGCGCGCCCGCGCTCGGCCTCGCGATGGGCGCCAAGGACGCGTTCCTCGAGCGGCTGCCCGGCCGGAAGATCACGTACACCAGCTACGAGAACCAGAGCGAGGCGCCGGTCACCCATCTGGAGATCGCCGAGGCGGTCACCAAGATCGACGAGGTCGGGTTCCACGCCCACCGGGCGGCCCGCATGCTCGACACCAAGGGAGCGGCGGGGGAGCAGTGGACGCTCGAGGAGCGGGCCCGCGTGCGGCTCGACCTGGGCGCCGCGTGCCAGCGGGCCAAGGAGGCGGTCGACATCCTCGTCGGCGCCAGCGGCGGTTCGTCGATCTACCGCGACGTGCCGATCCAGCGCATCCAGCGGGACGTGCAGACGCTCAACCTGCACGCCATCCTGCACCCGAGCACCAACCTGGAGCTCTACGGCCGGATCCTCTGCGGTCTGGGCCCGAACACCCCGTTCGTCTGATCGGCGCGTTCGCCGGCCACCGGGGGCACGTGTCCGCGCCCGGGGCTCCGGCCGGCCGCCGTCCACGATCCGAGCCCTGCGCCGCTGCACGCGGCCCGCGACTGACACAGGGAGGTTGTTAGATGCGTCCGTTCCGTATCGAAGTGCCGCAGTCCGATCTCGACGATCTGCACCGGCGGCTCGACCACACGCGCTGGCCGGACGAGATGCCGGGCGTGGGCTGGGATCGCGGTGTGCCGCTGGACTATCTCAAGGAACTGGCCGACTACTGGCGAAACGGTTACGACTGGCGGGCGGCCGAGGCGCGGCTGAACGCGTACCCGCAGTTCGTCACCGAGATCGACGGGGTGAACGTGCACTTCCTGCACGTCCGCTCGCCCGAGGAGGGCGCGACGCCGTTGATCCTGACCCACGGCTGGCCGGGCACGGTGGCCGAGTTCCTCGACGTCATCGGGCCGCTCAGCGACCCGGTCGCGCACGGCGGTGACGCCGCCGACGCCTTCCACCTGGTGATCCCGTCGATTCCCGGATACGCGTTCTCGGGGCCGACGGGTCAGGTGGGCTGGGACACCGGTCGGGTGGCCGGCGCGTGGAAGGAGCTGATGAGCGGCCTGGGCTACGACAGGTACGTGGTGCAGGGCGGCGACTGGGGAACGCCGATCTCGCTGCGGCTGGGGCTGGCCGATCCCGAGCACGTCGTCGGCATCCACCTCAACATGTGCGTGGCGTTCCCGCCGCCCGATCCGGCGGCCATGGAGGGCCTGGGCGAGGCCGACCTGGCCCGCCTGGAGTTCACCGGCACCTTCATGCAGGACGGGACCGGTTGGCAGCGGATCCAGTCCACCCGGCCGCAGACGCTCGCCTACGCGTTGACCGACTCGCCGGTGGGGCAGCTTGCCTGGATCGCCGAGAAGTACAAGGAGTGGACCGACTCGGTGAAGGTGCCGGAGGACGCCGTGAGCCGCGACCACATCCTCACGGCGGTCTCCATCTACTGGCTGACGGCGACGGCCGGGTCCAGCGCCCAGCTCTACTACGAGTCCAGCCGCATGGACGCCGACTTCATCCGGACCTGGGCCGGGCCGTGGCCGCTGACGATGCCGGTGGGCGTCGCGTCGTTCCCCAAGGACGCGGTGCGGCCGGTGCGCCGGTTCGCCGACCAGGTCCTGCCGACCCTCAGCCGGTGGACCGAGTTCGACCGGGGGGGCCACTTCGCGGCTCTGGAACAGCCCCAACTTCTGGTCGACGACATCCGCACGTTCGCCCGCTCGCTCGCGCGCTGACCGTACGGGTGCGCCGCGGCCCGCGTGGGCCCGCCGGCCGGTCGGCCGCACGGGCCCACCGCGGGTCGCAGTGGTGGACGACCTGCCCCTGACGGGCGTGGGTGTGGACGAGAGGCGGCCATCGCGTCGGTCCTTCGCGACGACCATGTCGGGGAAGGATGAGCCGACGCGATGGCCGCTTCCGCGAGTGCGGGCGCCGTCGACCTGCCGGTGATGTCGGCCGGGGCGGAGGCGACCCGCGGCGCCGGGCGGGCCAGCGCGGCGACGAGCCGGTGACATCCCGCGACGGCTGCCGGCCTCGGGAGTGCGACGCCCGGGCCGGGACGATCGACCCGGCCGTCCCGGAGCCGCGGCGGGGGCTCGTCCTTCCCGGACCGGCTGCCGACGCCTCGCCGGCGGGGCGCGCAGGCTCCGGTGTCGGTGGTCGCCACGAGTGGTCCGCCGGAGGCGTCGACCAGGCGGGTGGAAGGCCGGTCGAGCTGCTCGTGATCCGGCAGCAGGCCCGGGGCGGCTGCCGTGAGGCCCGGGCCGGGGCGCTCCGCAACCGGTCGGCCGACTGATTGCCGCCGTCCTTCCCGGGAAAGGGTCCCGACCCCCCCGCCGTCGAGGCGTCGGGCGACCCTGACGCACTCCGGCAACCGATTTTTCGATAACAGGATTTGGTGTCCGGGGAATTCGAGGGCGCACTATGGGACGTGAGCAGGGATCCGTCAGGCTATATCCTCGTAACTGTTGGTCGGGGGTAAGCGTGTCTTTCCACCGGGATGCCGCCGCTTCCATGGCGTGGTTTCGGGAGAGCGCGCTCATCAGCTCCTCCGGCAATGCCTCGGGACGCCAATCCGGTGTCGGTTCAGGTGCCACTGAAATTGAGCCGACACCCCGCAACCTCCAAGATGCGGCGTCCACGCCTGGGACTGCATCGTAGGCGTACGGGCATAATGCGCTTGGCCAAACACGCCAAGCTGGCTGAGATGCGGAAGGAAGATCTGCGCGTGACCGTTGACATCGCCAACACCCAGAGGTCATACGATGGGACACTGGCAGCAGAGTCTCCCTTTTTCCAACCAAGCCCTTGCGAATCCACAATTGTCGGGGTGGGCACGGCCTCATCCTCCACGTCCTTCTCGCAGCAGGATCTGCTGGACACCTTCGCGATCTCCGATCCGAAGATCCGCTCGGTCTTCCTCAACAGCGCGATTCGGCGACGCTTCCTCGAACTGCCGCTGCCGGCACCCGATGGCAGCCCGTCCGTGGAAACCCAGGCAGACCTGCTCGGCCGGCACAAGAGGCTGGCCGTGGACATGGGGATGCGCGCCCTGCAGGCGTGCCTGGACGACGTCGGCGCGACGATCTCCGACATTCGCCACCTGTGCTGCGTGACCTCCACCGGATTCCTCACGCCGGGGCTCAGCGCCCTCCTCATCCGTGAGCTCGGCATCGACCGGTACTGCAGCCGGACCGATATCGTGGGAATGGGGTGCAACGCGGGGCTCAACGCCCTGAACGTGGTGTCGAGTTGGTCCGTGGCCAACCCGGGCGAGCTTGCCGTGGTGTTGTGCACCGAGGCTTGTTCTGCCGCATACGTGCTGGACTCGACCATGCGCACCGCGGTCGTGAACAGTCTGTTCGGCGACGGCGCCGCGGCGCTGGCCGTTGTCGGCCGCCCCGCCGGCAACTCCTTCGGCGTCGCCGGCGGCGACTCGTTCGGCGTGGCCGGTGGTGACTCCTCGGGCGCCGCTGGCGGGCCCCGCATCCTCAAGTTCGCCAGTTGCATCATCCCCGAGGCGGTCGACGCCATGCGCTACGACTGGGACAGCGTCCAGAACCGGTTCAGTTTCTTCCTCGACCCGCAGATCCCCTATGTCGTGGGCGCTCATGCGGAAATCGTCGCGGACCGTCTGCTGGCGAATACCGGTCTGCTTCGTAGCGACATCGCACACTGGCTCGTGCACGCCGGGGGAAAGAAGGTCATCGACGCGGTGACGGTCAATTTGGGACTGAACCGCCACGAGGTCCGGCACACCACCAGCGTGCTACGCGACTACGGAAACGTGTCAAGCGGCTCGTTTATTTTCTCGTACGAACGCCTCCAGCAGGAGAGAGTGACCGCCCCGGGCGATTATGGAGTGCTGATGACGATGGGTCCTGGTTCCACGATCGAGACAGCGCTGATCCAGTGGTGAGCGCGGCAACCGTCCGGACAGGCCGGGGCGAGCGTTACGCCGCTGACGGCGCACGAGGTGATGTCGAGCTTCGCATCGAC is a window from the Micromonospora sp. DSM 45708 genome containing:
- a CDS encoding FAD-dependent oxidoreductase codes for the protein MPEQPVGRAVVLGGSLAGLLAANVLAEVYPEVLVVDRDELAGVAGYRKGVPHGRHAHGLVARGQQILEKQFPGLTADMEAAGVQPGDFSGAIRWYFNGMQLRQANTGLLSVPCTRPVIEHQVRNRVEKVSNIRFLEGYDIVGLESTPDKGRIVGARVQRRDGGSDPETLRADLVIDATGRGSRTPAWLEELGYSRPDEDRVKVDLAYTTRHYRVRSDPFGSDIAVIAAATPTHPRGAFYYRLPGDDGRVELSLTGVLGDHPPTDPDKFLEFVRSVPVPEIYESVREAEPLNDPVMFRFPASVRRRFERLTRFPKGFLVIGDAVCSFNPIYAQGMAIAAVESRVLADKLGRTTVPDPHEFFQEISRQIDSPWEFAATADLGYAGVEGRRTAKIRMINAYVAKVQRAAVHDASLTNALMRVAGLIDEPTALLRPGKMLRVLRQSGRRPDRAPAAAPLSAGRD
- a CDS encoding acyl-CoA dehydrogenase family protein, encoding MVTVHAPAKAELVHRASELVPLLREKAPWMDDNRRIHPDVIDALTSADLLKMRVPTRYGGFESDMETVVDVIAELGRGDGSTAWTASVWAISTWMMGLFPDEVQDEVFATPDVRISGILSPGAVAVPTDGGYIINGKWSFNTGVQQSTWNTNAAVTPTEDGGMAPVMTLIRNSDLQVVDDWHTSGMRGSGSVTTIAKDLFIPKERVLQMGPVLQGQHMSKLNADSPIFKAPFMPTACATISAPALGLAMGAKDAFLERLPGRKITYTSYENQSEAPVTHLEIAEAVTKIDEVGFHAHRAARMLDTKGAAGEQWTLEERARVRLDLGAACQRAKEAVDILVGASGGSSIYRDVPIQRIQRDVQTLNLHAILHPSTNLELYGRILCGLGPNTPFV
- a CDS encoding epoxide hydrolase family protein; the encoded protein is MRPFRIEVPQSDLDDLHRRLDHTRWPDEMPGVGWDRGVPLDYLKELADYWRNGYDWRAAEARLNAYPQFVTEIDGVNVHFLHVRSPEEGATPLILTHGWPGTVAEFLDVIGPLSDPVAHGGDAADAFHLVIPSIPGYAFSGPTGQVGWDTGRVAGAWKELMSGLGYDRYVVQGGDWGTPISLRLGLADPEHVVGIHLNMCVAFPPPDPAAMEGLGEADLARLEFTGTFMQDGTGWQRIQSTRPQTLAYALTDSPVGQLAWIAEKYKEWTDSVKVPEDAVSRDHILTAVSIYWLTATAGSSAQLYYESSRMDADFIRTWAGPWPLTMPVGVASFPKDAVRPVRRFADQVLPTLSRWTEFDRGGHFAALEQPQLLVDDIRTFARSLAR
- the dpgA gene encoding 3,5-dihydroxyphenylacetyl-CoA synthase DpgA: MGTASSSTSFSQQDLLDTFAISDPKIRSVFLNSAIRRRFLELPLPAPDGSPSVETQADLLGRHKRLAVDMGMRALQACLDDVGATISDIRHLCCVTSTGFLTPGLSALLIRELGIDRYCSRTDIVGMGCNAGLNALNVVSSWSVANPGELAVVLCTEACSAAYVLDSTMRTAVVNSLFGDGAAALAVVGRPAGNSFGVAGGDSFGVAGGDSSGAAGGPRILKFASCIIPEAVDAMRYDWDSVQNRFSFFLDPQIPYVVGAHAEIVADRLLANTGLLRSDIAHWLVHAGGKKVIDAVTVNLGLNRHEVRHTTSVLRDYGNVSSGSFIFSYERLQQERVTAPGDYGVLMTMGPGSTIETALIQW